Genomic segment of Vibrio natriegens NBRC 15636 = ATCC 14048 = DSM 759:
GGGCCGGCAGCGTTATGGCATTAACGTATTTAAAGTTCGGGAAGTGCTGCAATGTCCAAAGCTGACAGTAATGCCAAATCTGCATCCGTTAGTAAAAGGTGTTGCTCATATTCGTGGCCATACCGTATCCGTTATTGATTTAAGCCTGGCAATTGGTGGCCGCCCAACCACGGAAATTGATAAGTGCTTTGTGGTGATTGCGGAGTTCAACCGCTCCATTCAGGCGTTCTTAGTATCGTCGGTTGAGCGTATTATAAACATGCACTGGGAAGCGATTTTGCCGCCTCCGGAAGGCGCGGGTAAAGCACATTACCTGACCGCGGTAACCAACATTGATAACGAGCTCGTTGAAATTCTCGATGTAGAAAAAGTTTTGGCTGAAATTGCGCCAGTGGATGAAACAATGGACGCTTCGATTGGTGAAGAAATCGCTCAGGCAGAGCAGGTGAAACCAATTGTACGTCGTATCATGATTGCCGATGACTCTACTGTTGCACGTAAACAACTCGAGCGAGCTATCCGTTCGATCGGTTTCGAGGTGTTG
This window contains:
- a CDS encoding chemotaxis protein translates to MTGILDSVNQRTQLVGQNRLELLTFRLMGRQRYGINVFKVREVLQCPKLTVMPNLHPLVKGVAHIRGHTVSVIDLSLAIGGRPTTEIDKCFVVIAEFNRSIQAFLVSSVERIINMHWEAILPPPEGAGKAHYLTAVTNIDNELVEILDVEKVLAEIAPVDETMDASIGEEIAQAEQVKPIVRRIMIADDSTVARKQLERAIRSIGFEVLSVKDGKEAYNTLLEMAREGDIYEQISLVISDIEMPEMDGYTLTAEIRRNADLKDLYVILHSSLSGVFNQAMVDRVGANTFIAKFNPDELGNAVKTALIQ